In the Silene latifolia isolate original U9 population chromosome 1, ASM4854445v1, whole genome shotgun sequence genome, TGTGGAAAGTTGGCATCTGTAGGTCATCTGTAGTATATGAGTTTCCACTCTCAGTATTGGCTTCAAAAGGTTTGCGTTCAGCTTATATTCGAGGGTGCAAGTTGAGTTGTAAGACATTTGTCGGTAACCCTATCAACAAATTTTTCTCTCTGCAGTGGTTGTACGTGTCACGTGTTTCTATGGACGAAGATGTGTTAGAGAACCTGATAAGGTGTTGTCAGGGAATTGAAACTCTAATCCTTGATATCTGCTATGTTGAGATTAAATTTCTTATTCTCTCGAAGTTTCCTAAGCTCAAAAATGTTGTCATCAAACTTCCGGCTGGGAAGCTCGATTATGTTGACATTGCAGACACTAACCTTGAATGCTTCAAATGTTATGCTACTGGAACTAAAGTTCTTGTGAGCCCGGTTGCTTGTGCTGGAATTAGAGAGCTGAGCTTAGCGTGGGGTACCACTATCCAGCCTGGCCTGTTTAAAGACCTTACCGCTATATTTCCACTTCTTGAAGAAGGAGAATTTTATCTGCGTGATACAGATACATTAAAAGCAGCTAATAATCGTCTGAGGAAGTTAACGTTTCATTGTTATTCCCCAGTTTGTATGAAGGAGGTACATATTGACTGTCCCAGTTTGACGTTGCTTCATTGTTTTGCTAATGATCTGTCagaattatatgttgattgtccGAAACTGAGGGAATTCAGGTATTGGGGCACTGCAATTCCTGATCGTGTTTTCTGTAGTTCAATGGCTAATCTAGAGGAGAGCAGCTGTAGTATTTTTATGTACGAGGCTTGTGACACATTGTGGTTAGTTAAGTTGAGAGCATTCCTTATACTCGTAATGGGAAATGCGACCAATGTTGAACTGAGCTTTACATTGCCAATGGTGAGTACCCGGCTACCCGCTTTTATCTAGGCCTTTTCATTTTCTTGTTTTCACAAATAAATAATGGAGTTCGTTTGGTTTTGCTAGGCAACATTTGAACCTGAGCAAGTAGAAGCGATTGAAGTTTCCCCGCGATACAATATTCACTTAACTCTCGTTCTGGACGGCGACAACATGCAAGATATAGCTGCTCTTATGGATGGCCTGCTCTGGATCATTCGTCCAACCACCTTGACTGTCAATTGTGAAACGTATCATGTCGTTAAGGTATTTGCTTTGATCCTCTTGAGGCAATGTTCGTATTTACACATTAAAATTTATGATTAACTTCCGATAGTCATCTATCACATAGTGACCTAGTCGGGATTAGTTGTTAGGGATGAAAAAATTTCAGGAGGGGAGAATGAGTAATACGAGGAGGTAGACTCAAAACTCATGGAGTTTTTAACTAAAATTCTCAAAAGTTTCATTTCGATCCCCTGGCTCCCCTACTGCTACTTAGCTACAAACCTAAACCAGGGTTTGTTTATAGTTTTATACCTTGGTACATGTATCATGTATGTTTTACGCCGATTCTTTATTCAACTTTAGGGCTTGTTTT is a window encoding:
- the LOC141616513 gene encoding uncharacterized protein LOC141616513, with protein sequence MASPDSKTIDNLDRFSQLPEAMIVNILSRLPVEDSARTSILSKTWKSFCSLYPIFYLDHNLFALQSLVSAKEGGGGPDINQIRDMFMDHVDYQLSRAMQLDSPIRKLALTVVIGDSMQFSRVDKWLELVRQINVKHLCITVQTEDFMWKVGICRSSVVYEFPLSVLASKGLRSAYIRGCKLSCKTFVGNPINKFFSLQWLYVSRVSMDEDVLENLIRCCQGIETLILDICYVEIKFLILSKFPKLKNVVIKLPAGKLDYVDIADTNLECFKCYATGTKVLVSPVACAGIRELSLAWGTTIQPGLFKDLTAIFPLLEEGEFYLRDTDTLKAANNRLRKLTFHCYSPVCMKEVHIDCPSLTLLHCFANDLSELYVDCPKLREFRYWGTAIPDRVFCSSMANLEESSCSIFMYEACDTLWLVKLRAFLILVMGNATNVELSFTLPMATFEPEQVEAIEVSPRYNIHLTLVLDGDNMQDIAALMDGLLWIIRPTTLTVNCETYHVVKYLCENLLKKRENSSDEQQTNPCWMHQLEDFHVECPLGVSITKKNLAAFPEQCRNLIAEKVRFKFHWCFN